The following are from one region of the Peromyscus leucopus breed LL Stock chromosome 18, UCI_PerLeu_2.1, whole genome shotgun sequence genome:
- the Lum gene encoding lumican produces the protein MNLCAFALLLALASGASGQYYDYDAPLFMYGELSPNCAPECSCPHNYPTAMYCDDLKLKSVPMVPPGIQYLYLRNNQIDHIDEKAFENVTDLQWLILDHNLLENSKIKGRVFSKLKQLKKLHINYNNLTESVGPLPKSLQDLQLTNNKISKLGSFEGLANLTFIHLQYNQLKEDAVSAALKGLKSLEYLDLSFNQMSKIPSGLPASLLTLYLDNNKITNIPEEYFKRFTGLQYLRLSHNQLADSGIPGNSFNISSLLELDLSYNKLKSIPNVNENLENYYLEVNELEKFEVKSFCKILGPLSYSRIKHLRLDGNPLTQSSLPPDMYECLRVANEITVN, from the exons ATGAATCTATGTGCATTTGCACTTCTCCTGGCGTTAGCCAGTGGTGCCAGTGGCCAATACTATGATTATGACGCCCCTCTCTTTATGTATGGGGAATTATCACCCAACTGTGCACCAGAATGCAGCTGTCCTCACAACTACCCCACCGCCATGTACTGTGATGATCTGAAGCTGAAAAGTGTCCCCATGGTGCCCCCTGGCATCCAGTACCTTTACCTGAGGAACAACCAGATCGATCATATCGATGAAAAGGCTTTTGAGAACGTGACCGATCTGCAGTGGCTCATTCTAGACCACAACCTTCTAGAAAACTCCAAGATAAAAGGAAGAGTTTTCTCCAAGCTGAAACAGCTGAAGAAATTGCACATCAACTACAACAACCTGACCGAGTCGGTGGGGCCACTGCCAAAGTCCCTGCAGGACCTGCAGCTCACTAACAATAAAATCAGCAAGCTCGGCTCCTTCGAAGGGCTGGCCAACCTGACCTTCATTCACCTTCAGTACAACCAGCTCAAAGAGGATGCTGTGTCCGCTGCTCTGAAGGGTCTGAAATCACTAGAGTACCTTGACTTGAGCTTCAATCAGATGTCCAAGATACCTTCTGGCCTCCCAGCATCACTGCTCACTCTCTACCTGGACAATAATAAGATCACCAACATCCCTGAGGAGTATTTCAAGCGCTTTACAGGGCTTCAGTACCTGCGTTTATCTCACAATCAGCTGGCTGATAGTGGAATACCTGGAAATTCGTTTAATATATCATCCCTTCTCGAACTGGATCTCTCCTATAATAAGCTTAAAAGCATACCAAATGTTAACGAAAACCTTGAGAACTATTACCTGGAGGTCAATGAACTCGAAA AGTTCGAAGTTAAGAGTTTCTGTAAGATCCTGGGACCACTATCTTACTCCAGGATCAAGCATTTGCGCTTGGATGGCAATCCCCTCACCCAAAGCAGTCTACCCCCTGACATGTATGAGTGTCTACGTGTAGCAAATGAAATCACTGTTAATTAA